The following are encoded together in the Adhaeribacter arboris genome:
- the glpK gene encoding glycerol kinase GlpK: MKEFILAFDQGTTSSRAIVFSRQGRIISLAQKEFNQIYPQPGWVEHDPSEIWSTQVGVAAEAISKAGLQAANIAAIGITNQRETTVVWDRQTGKVLYNAIVWQDRRTAEFCDDLKLRGYEELIRQKTGLVIDAYFSATKIYWILANVPGAREKADAGQLAFGTIDSWLIWNMTGRQVHVTDVTNASRTLLYNIHTLSWDEELLDLFQIPASMLPEVKSSSEVVGETSAAMFATRIPIAGIAGDQQAALFGQMCTQPGMVKNTYGTGCFMLMNIGAKPIISTHKLVTTIAWKINGQVNYALEGSIFIAGAVVQWLRDGLGLISTSAEVEDLASTVPNSEGVYMVPAFAGLGAPHWNQHARGTIVGVTRGTTSAHLARAALESIAFQTREVLKAMEADASVKISELRVDGGATVNNLLMQFQADILGAQVVRPEITEVTASGAAYLAGLAVGFWAGINDIQQQWQVERRFDPAPGFYSTELVKGWNRAIKAAKAWAEDDGHDGHF; this comes from the coding sequence ATGAAAGAATTTATTTTAGCCTTTGACCAAGGTACTACCAGTTCTCGCGCCATTGTATTTAGTCGGCAGGGTCGCATTATATCTCTCGCCCAAAAAGAGTTCAATCAGATTTATCCCCAGCCTGGTTGGGTAGAGCACGACCCTAGTGAAATATGGTCGACGCAGGTGGGAGTAGCTGCCGAAGCCATTTCAAAAGCTGGTTTACAGGCTGCGAATATTGCCGCTATCGGTATTACCAACCAACGGGAGACCACGGTGGTTTGGGACCGCCAAACCGGTAAAGTACTGTACAATGCCATTGTCTGGCAGGATCGGCGCACAGCAGAATTTTGCGACGACCTAAAATTACGGGGTTACGAAGAATTGATCCGGCAAAAAACCGGACTGGTGATTGATGCTTATTTTTCGGCTACTAAAATTTATTGGATTCTGGCCAATGTGCCCGGTGCCCGCGAAAAAGCAGATGCGGGTCAGTTGGCATTTGGTACCATCGATTCCTGGTTAATCTGGAACATGACGGGCCGTCAGGTACACGTAACAGATGTAACTAATGCCTCGCGTACCCTTTTGTATAATATTCATACGCTTTCCTGGGACGAAGAGCTACTAGATTTATTTCAAATACCCGCCAGTATGTTGCCCGAAGTAAAATCGTCGAGCGAAGTAGTAGGCGAGACCAGTGCGGCTATGTTTGCTACCCGTATTCCGATTGCCGGAATTGCCGGCGACCAACAAGCGGCATTATTTGGCCAAATGTGTACGCAACCCGGTATGGTTAAAAATACTTACGGCACCGGTTGTTTTATGCTCATGAATATTGGCGCCAAACCGATTATTTCTACGCATAAATTGGTTACCACCATTGCCTGGAAAATTAACGGGCAGGTAAATTATGCTTTAGAAGGTAGTATTTTTATTGCTGGGGCGGTAGTGCAATGGTTGCGCGATGGATTGGGCCTTATTTCTACTTCGGCGGAAGTGGAGGATTTAGCCAGTACTGTACCAAATAGTGAAGGTGTGTACATGGTTCCGGCTTTTGCCGGTTTGGGGGCTCCTCACTGGAATCAACACGCACGCGGCACTATCGTTGGGGTGACGCGCGGTACCACGTCGGCCCACCTGGCCCGGGCGGCTCTGGAAAGCATTGCTTTTCAAACCCGCGAAGTATTAAAAGCTATGGAGGCCGATGCTAGTGTAAAAATCTCCGAATTACGCGTAGATGGCGGGGCCACGGTTAATAATTTACTGATGCAGTTTCAGGCAGATATTTTAGGAGCGCAGGTAGTTCGCCCCGAAATTACCGAAGTAACTGCCAGTGGAGCGGCTTACCTGGCTGGGCTGGCGGTTGGCTTTTGGGCGGGCATAAACGATATTCAGCAACAATGGCAAGTAGAGCGGCGCTTTGACCCGGCACCAGGTTTTTATTCTACTGAGCTTGTAAAAGGTTGGAACCGAGCCATTAAAGCAGCGAAAGCCTGGGCCGAAGACGATGGCCATGACGGCCATTTTTAA
- a CDS encoding Kelch repeat-containing protein, which translates to MKKKITVVSGLLLISLVCFSFYGKILATWKAVTPENLPLPRHENAFARVGDSFYLLGGRQIKPVERYDTKTNRWEKRAAPPLEMSHFQAVTFKDEIYVVGAFTGGYPHETPIPRIYIYNPKQDAWREGPEIPADRRRGSAGVTVYQNKIYVVCGITDGHWDGQVSWFDEYNPATNTWRKLPDAPRTRDHVSIAVADNQLVVAGGRRSTARVDSVLNTTIAQVDVFDFKTNKWRTAPASQHIPTQRAGCTAVPLGSKVVIIGGESPQQVSHNETEAFDVKTNTWQKLTPMQTGRHGTQAIIYQGKIFIAAGSGNHGGGPELNSMEVME; encoded by the coding sequence ATGAAAAAGAAAATTACCGTGGTTTCCGGATTATTGCTTATCAGTCTGGTCTGCTTTAGCTTTTACGGCAAAATACTGGCGACCTGGAAAGCAGTTACCCCCGAAAACTTGCCTTTGCCCCGGCACGAAAACGCCTTTGCCCGTGTGGGTGATTCCTTTTACCTGCTGGGTGGCAGGCAGATAAAACCCGTAGAGCGATACGATACCAAAACTAACCGGTGGGAAAAACGAGCCGCCCCACCCTTGGAGATGAGCCATTTTCAGGCAGTAACTTTTAAAGACGAAATCTATGTAGTAGGCGCTTTTACTGGGGGCTATCCGCACGAAACCCCCATTCCCCGCATTTATATCTACAATCCCAAGCAAGATGCCTGGCGCGAAGGACCCGAAATTCCGGCGGACCGGCGGCGCGGTTCGGCCGGGGTAACCGTGTACCAGAACAAGATTTACGTGGTATGCGGCATTACCGATGGTCATTGGGATGGGCAGGTAAGCTGGTTCGATGAATACAATCCCGCTACCAATACCTGGCGAAAGTTGCCTGATGCCCCTCGCACCCGCGACCACGTTTCAATAGCCGTAGCCGATAACCAGTTAGTCGTTGCTGGGGGCCGTCGCTCTACGGCTCGAGTTGATTCGGTACTGAATACAACAATTGCCCAGGTAGATGTTTTTGATTTTAAAACGAATAAGTGGCGTACTGCTCCCGCATCGCAACATATTCCGACACAGCGAGCTGGTTGTACCGCCGTTCCTTTGGGCAGTAAGGTGGTCATTATTGGTGGCGAAAGCCCACAGCAAGTATCGCACAACGAAACGGAAGCTTTTGATGTGAAAACAAATACCTGGCAAAAATTAACTCCTATGCAAACGGGCCGACATGGCACGCAAGCAATAATTTACCAGGGTAAAATATTTATTGCGGCTGGATCGGGAAATCACGGGGGTGGTCCGGAATTGAATTCAATGGAAGTAATGGAATAA